From a region of the Maridesulfovibrio ferrireducens genome:
- a CDS encoding tetratricopeptide repeat protein, with amino-acid sequence MYQIASLFENLPVVSHSRMVNRGYGVWMVWGGTLDDSVSRSMSDFGGMLMKEGTNQAFWFFFSDDVFRVLARLQIWSKLNPMPVFTQLMPTTLLVDYNLNLSLNVSDEFTNQETALPTEFEVLIHPQLSVEVKTISGLNLEEERSPSGLSKSGWLKLIPDQGLGYESLQSWYFILIPVGNPSDKAFIKGWRSFLSEIQVLLQRLGIQYITSEVRVILPIKSLSLLRTFLKDLLVLINRVRNQEGEDISYWPSVMALVPQKGMSFNEEVVRKVNLDWDKLTPDCPHLRYRDAYLLGKDFAVNEVRFGSEQESLEGWCHVSLKKGVEDSGSDSIEVTISRRVSIGEHDDCFYCGMKNHIPSECPSRTLQGVDPNVWKQLAAIDSEKFTEGFQNIDVGMQGKEDVVAEFKKILQGGSSYENIIAKALFSINSVSQLRTLYLVWRSRGKEWPNGITEQGPEEGELIWSAFESLVSEDLNDAEILVKNAMIRFSRGYQPRALMGFIQLEMNEPEQAEFYWQEAERLSFSPLQQAYFIYLQARLQEVSGEFGAASTSYKKAFGICPNWLEPQYRRAVCMVKMGFSEQAVSYFTDVISKDPNYFNRIVIDPELDRGRLIILQSLGELWETAEAEAKKVASGIDSLTSDISQWFEEGHEFAEDAEKFMERMGRLAKIKNYVAFRHLISGVETLTGEIEKRVEYEIKVINKKVDFFREHLKEIRGEASWFPFPKLLTEFNADFNYCATKIYWIKSQHLNVAETFRKTQKYLLQIEDRLKKLKNRLVTLRVVRDSTLFIMLLGRNFIWLEVVFLGLALLCIPLLIYYSTNVQSNFLIDMIIRQKWEFQKGMILILSILALAISAFKAAVVFEKRKRELFASGEDKKGEDKKGKDKKGKGK; translated from the coding sequence TTGTATCAGATTGCCAGCTTATTTGAAAATCTTCCCGTTGTCAGCCATTCTCGCATGGTTAATCGCGGTTACGGCGTATGGATGGTGTGGGGAGGTACTCTCGACGACTCTGTTTCGCGCAGTATGAGTGATTTTGGTGGAATGCTCATGAAAGAAGGAACAAATCAGGCTTTCTGGTTCTTTTTCAGTGATGACGTATTCCGGGTGCTGGCGCGTTTGCAGATATGGTCAAAACTTAATCCAATGCCTGTCTTTACCCAGTTAATGCCGACCACTTTGCTTGTAGATTACAATTTAAATCTTTCATTGAATGTTTCGGATGAATTTACGAATCAAGAGACTGCACTGCCTACTGAGTTTGAAGTATTGATTCATCCACAGTTAAGTGTAGAAGTTAAGACTATTTCCGGTTTAAACCTTGAAGAGGAAAGATCTCCAAGTGGTCTATCAAAGTCGGGCTGGCTTAAATTAATACCTGATCAAGGGCTTGGGTATGAGTCTCTTCAGAGTTGGTATTTTATTTTAATTCCTGTGGGAAATCCTTCGGATAAGGCTTTTATCAAAGGATGGAGATCGTTTTTATCTGAAATACAGGTGTTGTTACAACGACTCGGAATTCAATACATTACTTCTGAAGTGCGGGTCATACTTCCTATTAAGTCTTTGTCTTTGCTTAGAACTTTTCTGAAAGATCTTTTGGTTCTTATAAATAGAGTAAGAAATCAGGAAGGAGAGGACATCAGTTACTGGCCATCTGTTATGGCTCTTGTTCCTCAGAAAGGGATGAGTTTTAATGAAGAAGTTGTACGTAAGGTTAATCTGGACTGGGATAAGCTTACTCCTGATTGTCCACATTTAAGATATCGGGATGCTTACCTTCTTGGGAAGGATTTTGCTGTTAATGAAGTAAGATTCGGAAGTGAGCAGGAAAGTTTGGAAGGATGGTGTCATGTAAGCCTTAAAAAAGGTGTTGAAGATAGTGGATCAGACTCTATTGAAGTGACTATCTCCCGGAGAGTCTCTATCGGTGAACATGACGATTGTTTTTATTGCGGGATGAAAAATCATATTCCATCCGAGTGTCCGAGTAGAACATTGCAAGGAGTCGATCCAAATGTTTGGAAGCAGCTTGCAGCAATAGACAGTGAAAAATTTACGGAAGGTTTTCAGAATATTGATGTCGGTATGCAGGGGAAAGAAGATGTTGTTGCAGAATTTAAAAAAATTCTACAAGGCGGGAGCAGTTATGAAAATATAATCGCTAAGGCTCTTTTTTCCATCAATTCCGTCTCTCAGTTACGTACATTATATTTGGTCTGGCGTTCCCGGGGAAAAGAATGGCCTAACGGGATAACTGAGCAAGGCCCGGAAGAAGGGGAATTGATCTGGTCAGCTTTTGAATCATTAGTCAGCGAAGACTTAAATGATGCTGAAATTCTGGTAAAAAATGCCATGATCAGATTCAGTCGCGGTTATCAACCCCGAGCTTTAATGGGTTTTATTCAGCTGGAAATGAATGAGCCTGAGCAGGCAGAGTTTTATTGGCAGGAAGCTGAAAGGTTAAGCTTTTCTCCTTTGCAGCAAGCTTATTTCATATATTTACAGGCACGATTACAAGAAGTTTCCGGTGAATTCGGGGCTGCAAGCACATCTTATAAAAAAGCTTTCGGTATTTGTCCTAACTGGCTGGAGCCTCAATATCGCAGAGCAGTCTGTATGGTAAAAATGGGTTTTTCAGAGCAGGCTGTTAGCTATTTTACAGATGTTATTTCGAAAGATCCTAATTATTTTAATAGAATAGTGATTGATCCTGAGCTTGATCGGGGTAGGCTCATTATTCTGCAATCTCTTGGAGAATTATGGGAAACAGCCGAGGCCGAGGCAAAAAAAGTTGCCTCCGGGATTGATTCTCTTACCTCTGACATATCCCAATGGTTTGAGGAAGGTCATGAGTTTGCTGAGGATGCCGAAAAGTTTATGGAGAGAATGGGGCGGCTTGCTAAAATTAAAAATTATGTAGCTTTTAGGCATCTTATCTCCGGTGTTGAGACTCTTACCGGTGAAATTGAAAAAAGGGTTGAGTACGAAATTAAAGTTATTAATAAGAAGGTTGATTTTTTCAGGGAGCATCTTAAAGAAATTCGCGGAGAAGCGTCATGGTTTCCGTTCCCTAAATTGCTTACGGAATTTAATGCGGATTTTAATTATTGCGCTACAAAGATTTATTGGATCAAGTCACAGCATTTAAATGTGGCCGAAACTTTCAGAAAAACCCAGAAATATCTTCTCCAGATTGAAGATAGACTTAAAAAACTAAAAAACAGATTGGTTACTCTGCGAGTTGTGCGGGATTCAACTCTTTTCATCATGCTGCTTGGCAGGAATTTCATATGGCTTGAAGTTGTTTTTTTAGGTCTGGCATTGCTTTGTATTCCTTTGCTTATTTATTATTCGACCAATGTTCAATCGAACTTCCTAATTGATATGATTATTCGTCAGAAGTGGGAATTTCAGAAAGGAATGATCCTTATTTTGAGCATATTGGCGTTAGCAATATCAGCTTTTAAAGCCGCCGTTGTTTTTGAAAAGCGGAAACGTGAGTTGTTCGCTTCCGGTGAAGATAAAAAAGGTGAAGACAAGAAAGGCAAAGATAAAAAAGGTAAGGGAAAGTAA
- a CDS encoding molybdenum cofactor biosynthesis protein MoaE: MDISKKISELKQDPEFAKNVGMILVHNGIVRGWSRGSHEKVSGIEIKADHEKIEQLRAEYEKSPGIYKIVVEAHEGTFKPGDDVLFLIVAGDIRENVKACLATMLDRVKSEAFTKKEIMA; the protein is encoded by the coding sequence ATGGACATTTCGAAAAAAATTTCTGAACTTAAACAAGACCCCGAATTTGCTAAAAACGTTGGAATGATTCTGGTTCACAACGGAATTGTCCGCGGCTGGTCCCGCGGTTCACACGAGAAAGTTTCCGGAATCGAAATCAAAGCTGACCATGAAAAAATTGAACAGCTCCGCGCTGAATACGAAAAATCACCGGGTATCTATAAAATTGTTGTCGAAGCACATGAAGGAACATTTAAACCCGGCGATGATGTTCTTTTCCTTATCGTTGCCGGTGATATTCGCGAAAATGTTAAAGCCTGCCTTGCAACAATGCTCGACAGAGTAAAATCCGAAGCTTTCACCAAAAAAGAAATAATGGCCTAA